A region of Desulfolithobacter dissulfuricans DNA encodes the following proteins:
- the rpsG gene encoding 30S ribosomal protein S7 has translation MPRKKLLEKRTVEPDPRYNSVLVTKFTNGLMQDGKKSLARRLFYDAMDIIEKRVGDEEPLAVFEAAMENVRPRVEVKSRRVGGATYQVPVEVRPERRNALAIRWIISFAKSRSGQSMSEKLAAELLDAYNKRGAAVKKREDTHRMAEANKAFAHYRW, from the coding sequence ATGCCGAGAAAGAAATTACTGGAAAAACGGACCGTCGAGCCCGATCCCCGCTACAACTCGGTCCTGGTGACCAAATTCACCAATGGGCTGATGCAGGACGGCAAGAAGTCTCTTGCCCGTCGGCTCTTCTATGATGCCATGGATATTATCGAGAAGAGGGTGGGTGATGAGGAGCCGCTGGCCGTGTTCGAGGCGGCGATGGAAAATGTTCGTCCCCGGGTCGAGGTCAAGAGCCGCCGGGTGGGTGGGGCAACCTATCAGGTGCCGGTTGAGGTTCGGCCGGAGCGCCGCAATGCCCTGGCGATCCGCTGGATCATCAGTTTTGCCAAGAGTCGTTCCGGGCAGTCCATGTCCGAGAAGCTGGCTGCTGAACTGCTGGATGCCTACAATAAACGGGGTGCCGCAGTGAAGAAGCGTGAAGATACCCATCGGATGGCCGAGGCCAACAAGGCTTTTGCCCATTATCGCTGGTAG
- the rpsL gene encoding 30S ribosomal protein S12: MPTINQLVRKRRKKVTKRSNTPALQNCPQKRGVCVRVYTTTPKKPNSALRKVARVRLTNGIEVTSYIPGIGHNLQEHSVVLIRGGRVKDLPGVRYHIVRGTLDTLGVNDRKQGRSKYGAKRPK, encoded by the coding sequence ATGCCGACAATCAATCAGCTTGTCAGAAAAAGACGGAAAAAAGTGACCAAGCGGTCCAATACTCCGGCTCTGCAGAACTGCCCGCAGAAGCGGGGTGTCTGTGTGCGTGTGTACACTACGACACCTAAGAAGCCTAACTCGGCTCTGCGGAAGGTTGCCAGGGTTCGGCTGACCAATGGCATCGAGGTCACGTCCTACATTCCCGGTATCGGTCATAATCTGCAGGAGCATTCGGTTGTGCTGATCCGTGGTGGTCGTGTTAAGGATCTGCCCGGTGTTCGGTATCACATTGTTCGTGGTACGCTGGATACCCTTGGTGTGAATGACCGGAAGCAGGGGCGTTCCAAGTACGGAGCCAAGCGGCCCAAATAA